In one Aquila chrysaetos chrysaetos chromosome 24, bAquChr1.4, whole genome shotgun sequence genomic region, the following are encoded:
- the EGFL7 gene encoding epidermal growth factor-like protein 7 — MRRIGCLLSGLLFILSVTSTDGFARAGRRVCAAAPQSRTAAYTESHVQPVYQPYLTTCQGHRLCSTYRTIYRVAYRRAYKQLPQPVASCCPGWSRANSHTLSCDRALCWVPCQNGGSCTFPGRCACPPGWTGRACQTDVDECVGQSHGCGQLCINTAGSYRCACRDGFSLTADDKVCQPLVPAPEPETFSQAGPPSEMKEEMKDLKSRVEALEQKLQLVLAPFHNLMPSAPEDVGADPISRLSHSLQQLDRIDSLSEQISFLEERLETCSCKNEL; from the exons ATGCGCCGCATCGGCTGCCTCCTCTCGGGACTCCTCTTCATCCTCAGTGTGACCAGCACGGACGGCTTTGCCCGGGCAGG CCGCAGAGTCTGTGCCGCTGCGCCGCAGAGCCGGACGGCCGCCTACACCGAGTCCCACGTCCAGCCCGTCTACCAGCCCTACCTCACCACCTGCCAGGGCCACCGCCTCTGCAGCACCTACAG GACCATCTACAGGGTTGCCTACCGGCGGGCGTACaagcagctgccccagcccgTGGCCTCGTGTTGTCCCGGCTGGAGCAGAGCTAACAGCCACACGCTCAGCTGCGACAGAG ctctctgctggGTGCCGTGCCAGAACGGTGGGAGCTGCACCTTCCCCGGCAGATGCGCCTGCCCGCCTGGCTGGACGGGGCGAGCCTGCCAGACAG ACGTGGATGAGTGTGTCGGCCAGAGCCACGGGTGCGGTCAGCTCTGCATCAACACGGCTGGGAGCTACCGCTGCGCCTGCCGGGATGGCTTCAGCCTCACTGCCGACGACAAGGTGTGCCAGCCCCTGGTGCCAGCGCCCGAGCCAGAAACCTTCAGCCAAGCAG GTCCCCCCAgtgaaatgaaggaagaaatgaaagactTGAAGAGCAGAGTGGAagcgctggagcag aaACTCCAGTTGGTGCTGGCCCCCTTCCACAACCTCATGCCATCTGCGCCGGAGGATGTCGGCGCAGACCCCATCAGCCGGCTGTCCCACTCCCTCCAGCAACTGGACAGAATCGACTCCCTGAGCGAGCAGATCTCTTTCCTTGAGGAGCGGCTGGAGACAT GTTCCTGCAAGAATGAACTCTAG